One part of the Coleofasciculus chthonoplastes PCC 7420 genome encodes these proteins:
- a CDS encoding crossover junction endodeoxyribonuclease RuvC: MAEISTPMNAEDTWLGIDPGLATVGWSILTTDSNGTVCLIDYGTIETEKTLSTPERLAELEEDLVTLMEEFEPTKAALEMPFFSRQIKAAGGVLQAVGIINLVCYREAEIIPVLLHQSSWKAHLGDGRASKGEVAEILSALFDLENLPVDDSVDAIGIGYAGLCGLTNNIS, from the coding sequence ATGGCTGAAATCTCAACTCCTATGAATGCAGAAGATACCTGGCTTGGTATTGACCCTGGACTAGCTACCGTCGGCTGGTCAATTTTAACAACAGACAGTAACGGGACGGTCTGTCTGATTGACTACGGAACAATTGAAACAGAGAAAACCTTATCAACTCCGGAACGCTTAGCTGAATTGGAGGAGGATTTGGTCACATTGATGGAAGAGTTTGAACCTACTAAGGCGGCATTAGAAATGCCCTTTTTTTCCCGACAAATCAAGGCAGCCGGGGGAGTTTTACAGGCGGTTGGAATTATCAACTTGGTTTGCTATCGGGAAGCTGAGATTATTCCAGTTTTGCTGCATCAATCGAGTTGGAAAGCCCATCTGGGCGATGGGCGAGCGTCTAAAGGTGAAGTCGCTGAAATCTTGAGTGCGCTGTTTGATTTAGAGAATCTTCCCGTTGATGATTCAGTGGATGCGATTGGGATTGGTTATGCTGGCTTATGTGGGTTGACTAACAATATTTCTTAG
- a CDS encoding CHAT domain-containing protein, which translates to MPKVFIIPHYHYKNQFSKFLSKANQTQESFEFYLLPPETENETPLRKTVADYTEILAFLDNQKKRMGLSLEDLLIAFYDGVITASEHGLTNLFIAGANREDPYPCTAAVSLKFISWGILEQKYDYSLQRHALFHLVMCTLIGAYTKVAAHQQTYGCLLDFNNQLVDFNRKLQMGYYLCSNNQSDCYAAMQSERYGKSIIRLGEVLRDDVDKEEVIKIIQNIQQIMTSNELGNILDRIVNGQHTEADIATLHRLLSEGKHERLLQVGKYHVNIGQGQDIKVGDRVYQGLDAEAVREVVRAVLQGYNASDIRGIVRSVLKEDFPNMAQPDHSQSSLQKTILVLASSPKNEARLRLDQEVREIDEGLRRSQQRDKFTLQQRWAVRPDDLRRALLDLNPQIVHFCGHGSGEDGLVLEDNAGLAQLVPTQALANLFKRFATRGLECVVLNACYAEVQANAIAEHIDYVVGMNSSIGDKAAIKFAVGFYDELGAGYSYEDAYHGGCDAIALQGIPEEHIPVLKQLKKKSN; encoded by the coding sequence ATGCCCAAAGTTTTTATCATTCCGCACTATCACTATAAAAATCAATTTTCTAAATTTTTAAGTAAGGCAAATCAAACTCAGGAAAGTTTTGAATTCTATCTTTTGCCTCCAGAGACTGAGAATGAGACACCACTAAGAAAAACTGTTGCTGATTATACAGAAATTCTAGCCTTTCTAGATAATCAAAAGAAACGGATGGGATTAAGTTTAGAAGATCTTCTTATAGCTTTCTACGATGGTGTAATCACTGCATCAGAACACGGTCTTACCAATCTATTTATTGCTGGAGCTAATCGAGAAGATCCTTATCCTTGCACTGCTGCGGTTTCTTTAAAATTTATTTCATGGGGTATCCTTGAGCAAAAATATGACTATTCACTCCAGCGTCATGCTTTATTTCATCTTGTCATGTGTACTTTAATTGGTGCCTATACAAAAGTTGCTGCCCATCAACAAACTTACGGGTGTCTTCTTGATTTCAACAACCAACTGGTTGATTTCAATCGTAAGCTTCAGATGGGTTATTATTTATGCTCAAACAACCAAAGTGATTGCTATGCTGCTATGCAGTCTGAGCGTTATGGCAAGTCAATCATTAGACTAGGTGAAGTTCTAAGAGATGATGTTGATAAGGAAGAGGTTATAAAAATTATTCAGAATATACAGCAGATAATGACTTCAAATGAGCTAGGCAACATTCTGGATCGCATAGTCAATGGTCAGCATACTGAAGCTGACATCGCTACCTTGCATCGGTTACTGAGTGAAGGGAAGCACGAGCGTCTGTTGCAAGTGGGGAAATACCACGTCAACATTGGTCAGGGACAAGATATCAAGGTTGGCGATCGCGTTTACCAAGGACTCGATGCAGAAGCTGTTCGAGAAGTAGTTCGTGCTGTACTTCAAGGTTATAACGCCAGCGACATTCGCGGAATTGTGCGCTCTGTTCTCAAAGAAGATTTTCCCAACATGGCTCAACCTGACCACTCTCAAAGTAGCTTACAGAAAACGATTTTAGTCCTCGCCTCCAGCCCCAAAAATGAAGCGAGACTGCGCTTAGATCAAGAAGTGCGGGAAATTGATGAAGGGTTGCGACGGTCACAGCAACGAGACAAGTTTACTCTACAGCAACGCTGGGCGGTTCGTCCTGATGATTTGCGCCGTGCCTTGTTAGATTTGAATCCTCAGATTGTTCACTTTTGCGGACATGGTTCGGGGGAAGATGGTTTAGTTTTAGAAGATAATGCTGGGTTAGCACAACTTGTACCCACTCAAGCCTTGGCAAATTTATTCAAACGATTTGCGACGCGAGGACTCGAATGTGTGGTTCTTAATGCTTGCTATGCAGAGGTTCAAGCTAACGCGATCGCCGAACATATTGATTATGTTGTCGGGATGAATAGTTCGATTGGAGATAAGGCAGCGATTAAGTTTGCAGTTGGTTTCTATGATGAACTGGGGGCAGGTTACTCGTATGAAGATGCTTATCACGGTGGTTGTGACGCGATCGCGCTGCAAGGAATTCCCGAAGAACATATCCCAGTCTTGAAACAGCTAAAAAAAAAGTCCAATTAG